In a single window of the Xylanibacillus composti genome:
- the argB gene encoding acetylglutamate kinase produces the protein MNDCFVMKCGGSTLAELPDAFFEELGSLQAEGMIPVIVHGGGPAISETLAKLDIPSEFVGGLRKTSEAVLDVVEMVLAGRINKEIVRRIQSSGATALGVSGVDGMLIVAEPVPNADEIGFVGDVVDVQASLVRGIVDMGYMPVIAPIGIDRAGQRYNINADTAAGAVASHIGAERMIVVTDVPGILRTADNGEKQVMPAVTREEIEAMIDSGDIYGGMIPKVRAAMKCLHGQVQEVVIVDGKVPGILRQVLDGAAVGTRIVKE, from the coding sequence ATGAACGACTGTTTTGTCATGAAGTGCGGCGGAAGCACATTGGCGGAGCTTCCAGACGCCTTCTTCGAGGAATTGGGGAGCTTGCAGGCCGAAGGGATGATTCCGGTCATCGTGCATGGCGGCGGACCGGCTATTTCGGAAACGCTGGCCAAGCTGGACATTCCGAGCGAATTTGTTGGCGGACTGCGGAAAACAAGCGAGGCCGTGCTTGACGTTGTGGAGATGGTATTGGCTGGCAGGATCAACAAAGAGATTGTCCGGCGCATCCAGAGCTCGGGAGCAACCGCTCTAGGGGTGAGCGGTGTGGATGGCATGCTGATTGTGGCGGAGCCTGTCCCGAATGCAGATGAGATCGGCTTCGTAGGCGATGTCGTGGACGTCCAGGCATCCCTAGTGCGAGGCATTGTGGATATGGGCTATATGCCGGTTATTGCACCGATTGGCATTGACCGTGCCGGACAGCGCTACAACATTAATGCAGATACAGCGGCAGGGGCAGTTGCTTCCCATATTGGAGCGGAACGGATGATCGTGGTGACAGATGTGCCGGGCATTCTGCGAACAGCTGACAACGGCGAGAAGCAAGTCATGCCTGCTGTAACCCGGGAAGAAATTGAAGCGATGATCGATTCTGGCGATATCTACGGAGGCATGATCCCGAAGGTGCGGGCTGCGATGAAGTGTCTGCACGGACAGGTTCAGGAGGTCGTCATCGTGGACGGCAAAGTTCCCGGTATCTTGAGGCAAGTGCTTGATGGCGCGGCGGTTGGCACGCGGATTGTGAAGGAATAA
- a CDS encoding YitT family protein, which translates to MMRKARRGQSRIQSNSSLYRLYEYGLLLAGAFVVAASFNLFLNPNQIVSGGVAGISTIAEHVFGFEPAIVQWALNIPIFLAGWWLLGGGFGLKTVLGSIILPFFVLLTSSWSPPTPNLLLAAIYGGIGVGAGIGLVFRGRGSTGGLDTAAQILHKYTGLSLGMALAIFDGAVIVSAGIIFTPEKALYALIGLFVTAKTIDVMQVGFSTSKVAYIISDKAEQLQPVILQDLDRGLTRLHGYGGYTGEQKNVLMVVVAQREIAKLKGLVRSVDPHAFMILSDASEVLGEGFKIGNP; encoded by the coding sequence ATGATGCGAAAAGCAAGACGGGGACAATCCAGAATCCAATCGAACAGCAGCTTGTACCGGCTGTATGAATATGGACTGCTGCTGGCCGGTGCGTTTGTCGTCGCGGCCAGCTTCAATCTGTTTCTGAATCCGAATCAGATCGTGTCCGGCGGGGTAGCAGGCATATCGACGATTGCGGAGCATGTATTCGGATTTGAACCGGCGATTGTGCAATGGGCGCTGAACATTCCGATATTTCTTGCGGGATGGTGGCTCTTGGGCGGCGGTTTTGGCTTGAAGACGGTGCTCGGTTCCATCATATTGCCATTCTTCGTGCTGCTGACAAGCAGTTGGTCACCGCCGACACCGAATTTGCTGTTGGCTGCGATTTATGGCGGCATCGGGGTTGGCGCCGGGATAGGTCTGGTCTTCCGCGGCAGGGGCTCCACAGGCGGCTTGGATACAGCAGCGCAAATCCTGCACAAGTATACGGGGCTTAGCCTGGGCATGGCGCTGGCGATCTTCGATGGAGCGGTGATCGTAAGCGCCGGGATCATCTTTACGCCAGAGAAGGCGCTGTATGCGCTGATCGGACTGTTTGTCACCGCGAAGACAATCGATGTGATGCAGGTGGGATTTTCTACGTCGAAGGTTGCGTACATCATTTCGGACAAGGCAGAACAATTGCAGCCCGTGATTTTGCAGGATCTCGACAGGGGCCTGACTCGCTTGCACGGATATGGCGGCTATACGGGGGAGCAGAAGAACGTTCTGATGGTCGTAGTCGCGCAGCGGGAAATTGCCAAGCTGAAAGGACTTGTCCGCTCAGTCGATCCGCATGCATTTATGATTTTGAGCGATGCGTCCGAGGTATTAGGTGAGGGCTTCAAAATCGGAAATCCTTAA
- the argC gene encoding N-acetyl-gamma-glutamyl-phosphate reductase, producing MSNPLRAAIVGSTGYGGVELIRLLQHHPQVEITSVISSSSAGTPITEGFPHLHSIMTDNLDAVDIPLIQSKADVVFLATPSGVSVKLAPQFLDAGLKVIDLSGDYRLKSGEAYKTWYKHDPAEERYLQQAVYGLAEIYGTQVKGQPFISNPGCYPTATLLALWPAVERGWIDPASIIIDAKSGVSGAGRGQSLTVHYSEINENFRAYKVNKHQHIPEIEQVLSDAAGKPVNVTFTTHLVPMTRGIMTTIYGVQSEARTDQDWVRAYEEYYAGKKFVRIRPAGQWPATKEVTGSNYCDIGFAADARTGRITIISVIDNVVKGAAGQAIQNLNLMMGWDEALGLHMAPVYP from the coding sequence ATGTCAAATCCATTGCGCGCGGCTATAGTTGGATCGACCGGATACGGCGGTGTGGAGCTGATTCGGTTGCTGCAGCATCATCCGCAAGTCGAGATCACGTCTGTCATTTCGTCTTCCTCAGCTGGCACACCAATTACGGAAGGCTTTCCTCATTTGCACAGCATCATGACAGACAATCTGGACGCTGTGGACATTCCGCTTATTCAAAGCAAGGCTGACGTGGTGTTTTTGGCGACGCCGTCCGGGGTAAGTGTAAAGCTGGCGCCTCAATTTCTGGACGCCGGTTTGAAAGTGATTGATCTCTCAGGCGATTATCGATTGAAATCGGGTGAAGCGTACAAAACCTGGTATAAGCACGATCCTGCGGAAGAGCGCTATTTGCAGCAGGCTGTTTATGGTCTTGCCGAGATTTACGGTACACAGGTGAAGGGGCAGCCGTTTATCTCCAATCCGGGCTGCTACCCGACTGCGACCCTCTTGGCCTTGTGGCCGGCTGTGGAGCGGGGATGGATTGACCCGGCTTCGATCATCATTGACGCCAAGTCTGGCGTATCCGGTGCCGGGCGCGGTCAGAGCCTGACCGTGCACTATTCGGAAATCAATGAGAACTTCCGCGCCTACAAGGTCAACAAGCATCAGCACATTCCGGAGATTGAACAGGTTCTGAGCGACGCTGCGGGCAAGCCGGTCAACGTCACCTTCACGACTCATCTCGTTCCGATGACGAGGGGGATCATGACGACGATTTACGGCGTGCAGTCGGAAGCGCGCACGGATCAGGATTGGGTTCGGGCGTATGAGGAGTATTATGCAGGGAAGAAGTTCGTCCGCATTCGGCCAGCCGGACAGTGGCCGGCAACGAAGGAAGTAACGGGATCGAACTATTGCGACATCGGATTTGCCGCGGATGCGCGCACTGGAAGAATCACGATCATTTCTGTCATTGATAATGTAGTGAAGGGCGCAGCCGGCCAGGCCATTCAAAACTTGAACTTAATGATGGGATGGGACGAGGCGCTTGGCCTTCATATGGCGCCAGTGTATCCTTAA
- the prfB gene encoding peptide chain release factor 2 (programmed frameshift), whose protein sequence is MIDAEIRHAAKEAAARILTLRGSLDLEYKLEQIENYEVKMSEPDFWDDNERAQKLIAESNALKSVVDQYEKLAQQQEDLAAMIELVEEENDESLEAEIREAADELMAGLKAFELQLMLNGPYDKNNAILELHPGAGGTESQDWAEMLLRMYRRWAEQHEYKVEVLDYLPGDEAGVKSVTLLIRGHNAYGYLKAEKGVHRLVRISPFDASGRRHTSFVSCDVMPEIDDDNSEIEVRPEDLRIDTYRSSGAGGQHVNKTESAVRITHIPTGIVTACQTERSQIQNRERAMRMLKSKLLERRLEEQQKEIAEIKGEQLEIGWGSQIRSYVFHPYSMVKDHRTNVETGNVQAVMDGELDPFIDAYLRKEI, encoded by the exons ATGATCGACGCAGAGATTCGCCACGCGGCCAAAGAAGCGGCTGCACGTATTCTTACCCTTAGGGGGTCTCTT GACTTAGAATACAAGCTGGAGCAGATTGAGAACTATGAAGTGAAGATGAGCGAGCCGGATTTCTGGGATGACAACGAACGCGCACAGAAGCTGATCGCCGAAAGCAATGCGCTCAAATCGGTCGTAGACCAGTATGAGAAGCTGGCGCAGCAGCAGGAGGATCTCGCTGCCATGATCGAGCTCGTCGAGGAAGAGAATGACGAATCGCTGGAGGCGGAAATTCGTGAAGCTGCGGATGAGCTTATGGCCGGACTCAAGGCATTTGAGCTGCAGCTGATGCTCAACGGTCCGTACGACAAGAACAATGCGATTTTGGAGCTGCACCCGGGAGCGGGCGGCACCGAGTCGCAGGACTGGGCGGAAATGCTTCTGCGCATGTACCGCCGCTGGGCCGAGCAGCATGAGTACAAGGTCGAGGTCCTGGACTATCTGCCCGGCGACGAAGCCGGCGTGAAGAGCGTGACGCTGCTCATACGCGGGCACAACGCATACGGCTACCTGAAGGCGGAGAAGGGCGTCCACCGCTTGGTGAGAATTTCCCCATTCGATGCTTCCGGCAGGCGCCATACCTCTTTTGTCTCCTGCGATGTCATGCCGGAAATCGACGATGACAACTCAGAGATAGAAGTGCGCCCCGAGGACTTGCGGATCGATACGTACCGATCGAGCGGGGCAGGCGGCCAGCACGTCAACAAGACGGAGTCGGCTGTCCGGATCACACACATTCCAACAGGCATCGTTACCGCCTGCCAAACCGAGCGCTCACAGATTCAGAACCGCGAGCGCGCGATGCGCATGCTGAAATCAAAGCTCTTGGAAAGACGCCTCGAGGAGCAGCAAAAGGAGATTGCGGAAATCAAGGGGGAACAGCTGGAGATCGGCTGGGGCAGCCAAATCCGTTCCTATGTCTTTCATCCGTACAGCATGGTCAAGGATCATCGGACGAACGTGGAGACGGGGAATGTGCAGGCTGTGATGGACGGCGAACTAGATCCCTTCATCGATGCTTATTTGCGCAAAGAAATTTAA
- the argJ gene encoding bifunctional glutamate N-acetyltransferase/amino-acid acetyltransferase ArgJ: MEMEEHKQVHIVEGGSVTTPKGFRAGGLHCGIKKTARNDLGAILCEVPAEAAAVFTTNIFQAAPLKITRESLTAGNRLQAMIVNSGNANACTGQQGEDDARSMRAAAAQAWGMPEHYVGVTSTGVIGELLPMDKVLAGIAGLPEAVTAVGGPAFNEAILTTDLVEKTICVRVDIDGVPVHIAGAAKGSGMIHPNMATMLGFITTDANIRAAELQKLLSEATDTSFNMITVDGDTSTNDMVVAMASGLAEHEPLSEQHPQWAAYAAAFQHVAQHLAKAIARDGEGATKLIEVTVNGAVSHEAARAIVKTIIGSSLVKTAVFGADANWGRIIACVGRAGQPVNPDTVDIQIGDIRTLEKSRPVRFDEEKAEAYLKSDTIQIRVDLNMGEGTATGWGCDLTYEYVRINAAYRT, from the coding sequence ATGGAAATGGAAGAACACAAACAGGTTCATATCGTGGAAGGCGGCTCCGTCACGACACCGAAGGGATTTCGCGCAGGAGGCTTGCATTGCGGCATCAAGAAGACCGCGCGCAACGATCTGGGTGCGATCCTGTGCGAGGTTCCGGCGGAAGCCGCCGCGGTATTTACGACGAATATTTTTCAGGCTGCACCGCTGAAGATCACGCGTGAAAGCTTGACTGCGGGTAACAGGCTGCAAGCGATGATCGTGAACTCCGGCAATGCGAATGCCTGCACCGGCCAGCAGGGAGAGGATGATGCGCGCAGCATGCGGGCAGCGGCAGCTCAAGCATGGGGAATGCCGGAGCATTATGTAGGCGTGACCTCCACGGGCGTAATCGGCGAGCTGTTGCCGATGGATAAGGTGCTGGCCGGCATAGCCGGACTGCCTGAAGCCGTTACTGCGGTCGGGGGACCTGCCTTCAACGAGGCGATCCTGACGACGGATTTGGTGGAAAAGACGATCTGTGTGCGCGTGGACATTGATGGCGTGCCTGTCCATATTGCCGGTGCCGCCAAAGGCTCCGGCATGATCCATCCGAATATGGCTACCATGCTCGGCTTTATTACGACCGATGCAAACATTCGCGCGGCAGAGCTGCAGAAGTTGCTCAGCGAGGCAACGGATACCTCGTTCAATATGATCACCGTTGACGGAGATACCAGTACGAACGATATGGTTGTAGCCATGGCGAGCGGCTTGGCAGAGCATGAGCCTCTGAGCGAGCAGCATCCGCAATGGGCGGCGTACGCCGCGGCATTTCAGCACGTGGCGCAGCACTTGGCCAAGGCGATTGCCCGGGACGGCGAAGGCGCCACCAAACTCATAGAAGTTACCGTCAACGGTGCGGTCTCGCATGAAGCGGCCCGTGCCATCGTGAAGACGATTATAGGGTCCAGTCTGGTCAAGACGGCTGTCTTTGGCGCGGATGCGAACTGGGGACGCATCATCGCTTGTGTCGGACGCGCGGGTCAGCCTGTGAATCCGGACACGGTAGATATTCAAATCGGGGATATCCGAACTTTGGAGAAGTCGCGGCCGGTCCGTTTCGACGAAGAGAAGGCCGAGGCGTACTTGAAGTCGGATACGATTCAGATCCGGGTAGATTTGAACATGGGTGAAGGCACAGCGACCGGCTGGGGCTGCGACCTGACGTATGAGTATGTGCGAATTAATGCGGCTTATCGGACGTAA